From the genome of Gracilinanus agilis isolate LMUSP501 chromosome 2, AgileGrace, whole genome shotgun sequence, one region includes:
- the LOC123235347 gene encoding major allergen I polypeptide chain 1-like produces the protein MKLVAVFMLFGGIAMLSQSSVGGKICSPVADDVFLFTRGSKEAYIKLVKKHTNNQKIIENAEKLKTCVDMKLTEEEKDAAFHLVKKINDSKVCR, from the exons ATGAAGTTAGTCGCAGTCTTCATGCTGTTCGGTGGCATTGCCATGTTGTCGCAGTCCTCAGTGG GTGGTAAAATATGCTCTCCTGTGGCAGATGATGTCTTTCTGTTTACTAGAGGATCGAAAGAAGCGTATATTAAGTTAGtaaaaaaacatacaaataacCAGAAAATCATAGAAAATGCCGAAAAGCTGAAAACCTGTGTGGATATGAAGCTgacagaagaagagaaggatgcTGCTTTCCATTTGGTG aagaaaataaatgacagTAAGGTATGTAGATGA
- the LOC123233676 gene encoding olfactory receptor 6B2-like translates to MRGKNISNIREFILLGFPTALWLQYLLFVLFLFVYLFVLVENFIIIFIIWANSSLHKPMYYFLGNMSFLEVWYVSDIIPKMLSGFLFQQKSISFVGCMTQLYFFISLICTECVLLASMAYDRYVAICFPLRYGVIMTTGLCVQLVAFSYAIAFTISVIKVYFISHATFCGSSVINHFFCDISPILKLACTDFSTAELVDFVLGFLILVFPLISTMLSYGYISSTVIRIPSSTGRWKAFSTCASHLIVVIIFYTALIFMYVRPKAIDQRSSNKLISVIYTVVTPIVNPLIYCLRNNEFKNSLKKTMGIAHTPKK, encoded by the coding sequence ATGAGGGGAAAGAACATCAGTAATATCAGAGAATTCATTCTTCTGGGGTTCCCCACAGCCTTGTGGCTCCAGTATCTGctttttgttctcttcctttttgtttacCTCTTTGTCTTGGTGGAAAACTtcattatcatcttcatcatctgGGCCAACAGCTCCCTTCATAAGCCTATGTATTATTTCCTAGGTAACATGTCATTCCTAGAAGTTTGGTATGTCTCTGACATCATTCCCAAGATGCTGAGTGGTTTTCTCTTTCAGCAAAAAAGTATCTCATTTGTTGGATGCATGACTCAGTTGTACTTCTTCATCTCTCTGATCTGCACAGAGTGTGTCCTTCTGGCCTCCATGGCCTATGACCGCTATGTGGCCATCTGTTTCCCACTCCGGTATGGAGTAATCATGACCACAGGACTCTGTGTGCAATTGGTGGCCTTTTCCTATGCAATTGCTTTCACAATTTCTGTGATCAAGGTCTACTTCATCTCTCATGCTACATTCTGTGGTTCCAGTGTCATTAACCACTTTTTCTGTGATATTTCCCCTATCCTTAAACTAGCTTGCACAGACTTTTCAACAGCTGAACTTGTTGACTTTGTCCTGGGGTTCCTCATCCTGGTGTTCCCACTCATTTCTACCATGCTGTCATATGGCTACATCTCCTCAACTGTCATTCGAATCCCATCATCCACAGGCCGCTGGAAAGCCTTCTCCACATGTGCCTCCCATCTCATTGTTGTGATCATTTTCTACACAGCTTTGATTTTCATGTATGTCCGTCCCAAAGCCATTGACCAAAGGAGTTCCAACAAACTGATTTCAGTCATATACACTGTTGTAACTCcaattgtgaatcctttgattTACTGCCTGAGAAATAATGAATTCAAGAATTCCCTGAAAAAAACTATGGGTATAGCTCATACTCCTAAAAAATAA